From Zingiber officinale cultivar Zhangliang chromosome 5B, Zo_v1.1, whole genome shotgun sequence, the proteins below share one genomic window:
- the LOC121985587 gene encoding UDP-glucuronate:xylan alpha-glucuronosyltransferase 2-like isoform X2: METTAAPSFLKALGGGARVALVNMAEEEAEQWGVHRRAAVAVAFEPVSEHLEWKDLFPEWIDEEEENEGPSCPEIPLPALPAGEVDAVLALLPCGGRGGRDVGRLQVHLAAASVAARRGRRDSRGRVRVALRACAAAPPPMMEVFRCDEVVAREGEWWVYAAEAARLEEKLALPVGSCNLAMPLWEKGTDVVYDASKLAAPASAGRREAYVTVLHSSEAYVCGAVALAHSIRRTGSTRELVLLHDRSIAGEKLRALAAAGWSLREIERIRNPRAERGTYNEYNYSKLRLWQLTDYHKLIFIDADILVLRNLDPLFHFPQISAAGNDGVIFNSGVMVIEPSNCTFRALMARRADVVSYNGGDQGFLNEVFVWWHRLPRRVNFLKNIWSNTTAEASVKNRLFAADPPELYAIHYLGIKPWNCRREYDCNWNVGDQRSYASDPAHATWWRVHDAMDEVLRPFCRMTEARRAELEEERRWAEEMRLPDGHWRH, encoded by the exons ATGGAGACGACGGCGGCGCCTAGTTTCCTCAAGGCGCTCGGAGGCGGCGCGAGGGTGGCGCTGGTGAACATGGCGGAGGAGGAAGCAGAGCAGTGGGGGGTCCACCGCAGAGCCGCCGTGGCGGTGGCGTTCGAGCCCGTGTCGGAGCACTTGGAGTGGAAGGACCTGTTCCCGGAGTGGATCGACGAGGAGGAGGAGAACGAGGGGCCGTCGTGCCCGGAGATCCCTCTGCCGGCGCTGCCGGCGGGCGAGGTGGACGCGGTGCTAGCCCTGCTTCCGTGTGGCGGCCGCGGCGGGCGGGACGTGGGGCGGCTGCAGGTGCACCTGGCGGCCGCGAGCGTGGCGGCGCGCCGGGGGCGGAGGGACAGCAGGGGCAGGGTGAGGGTGGCGCTGCGAGCGTGCGCGGCGGCGCCTCCGCCGATGATGGAGGTGTTCCGGTGCGACGAGGTGGTGGCGAGGGAGGGCGAGTGGTGGGTCTACGCGGCGGAGGCCGCGAGGCTGGAGGAGAAGCTCGCGCTCCCCGTTGGCTCCTGCAATCTCGCCATGCCACTGTGGGAAAAAG GAACTGATGTGGTTTACGACGCGTCGAAGCTGGCGGCGCCGGCGAGCGCTGGCCGCCGCGAGGCCTACGTGACGGTGCTCCACTCGTCGGAGGCGTACGTGTGCGGGGCGGTGGCGCTGGCGCACAGCATCCGGCGGACCGGGTCCACCCGCGAACTCGTTCTCCTCCACGACCGCTCCATCGCCGGCGAGAAGCTGCGGGCGCTGGCGGCTGCCGGGTGGTCGCTGCGGGAGATCGAGCGCATCCGGAACCCGCGCGCGGAGCGCGGCACCTACAACGAGTACAACTACAGCAAGCTCCGACTGTGGCAGCTCACCGACTACCACAAGCTCATCTTCATCGACGCCGACATCCTCGTGCTCCGCAACCTGGATCCCCTGTTCCACTTCCCCCAGATCTCCGCCGCCGGCAACGACGGCGTCATTTTCAACTCCGGCGTCATGGTCATCGAGCCATCGAACTGCACCTTTCGAGCCCTCATGGCCCGCCGCGCCGACGTGGTGTCGTACAACGGCGGCGATCAGGGGTTCCTCAACGAGGTATTCGTGTGGTGGCACCGCCTGCCGCGGCGGGTGAACTTCCTCAAGAACATCTGGTCGAACACCACGGCGGAGGCCAGCGTCAAGAACCGCCTCTTCGCCGCGGACCCGCCAGAGCTCTACGCGATCCACTACCTCGGCATCAAGCCCTGGAACTGCCGGCGAGAGTACGACTGCAACTGGAACGTGGGCGACCAGAGGAGCTACGCCAGCGACCCTGCGCACGCCACGTGGTGGAGGGTCCACGACGCCATGGACGAGGTGCTGCGGCCGTTCTGCCGGATGACGGAGGCGCGGCGGGCGGAGCTGGAGGAGGAGCGACGTTGGGCGGAGGAGATGCGCTTGCCGGATGGGCACTGGAGgcattga
- the LOC121985587 gene encoding UDP-glucuronate:xylan alpha-glucuronosyltransferase 2-like isoform X1 — protein sequence MAMCFFGGGSAMKAVASKALVIKINVAFLSFFVFAYVALLLLRPASFYDDSGNCALRGGCLFMKKAEGGGLLKKGNRTVMETTAAPSFLKALGGGARVALVNMAEEEAEQWGVHRRAAVAVAFEPVSEHLEWKDLFPEWIDEEEENEGPSCPEIPLPALPAGEVDAVLALLPCGGRGGRDVGRLQVHLAAASVAARRGRRDSRGRVRVALRACAAAPPPMMEVFRCDEVVAREGEWWVYAAEAARLEEKLALPVGSCNLAMPLWEKGTDVVYDASKLAAPASAGRREAYVTVLHSSEAYVCGAVALAHSIRRTGSTRELVLLHDRSIAGEKLRALAAAGWSLREIERIRNPRAERGTYNEYNYSKLRLWQLTDYHKLIFIDADILVLRNLDPLFHFPQISAAGNDGVIFNSGVMVIEPSNCTFRALMARRADVVSYNGGDQGFLNEVFVWWHRLPRRVNFLKNIWSNTTAEASVKNRLFAADPPELYAIHYLGIKPWNCRREYDCNWNVGDQRSYASDPAHATWWRVHDAMDEVLRPFCRMTEARRAELEEERRWAEEMRLPDGHWRH from the exons ATGGCGATGTGTTTTTTCGGAGGGGGGTCAGCGATGAAGGCCGTGGCGTCCAAAGCCCTGGTCATCAAGATCAACGTCGCCTTCCTCAGCTTCTTCGTCTTCGCCTACGTcgctctcctcctcctccgtccTGCTTCGTTCTACGACGACTCGGGAAACTGTGCGCTCCGGGGTGGTTGTCTATTCatgaagaag GCGGAAGGAGGAGGATTGTTGAAGAAAGGGAACCGGACGGTGATGGAGACGACGGCGGCGCCTAGTTTCCTCAAGGCGCTCGGAGGCGGCGCGAGGGTGGCGCTGGTGAACATGGCGGAGGAGGAAGCAGAGCAGTGGGGGGTCCACCGCAGAGCCGCCGTGGCGGTGGCGTTCGAGCCCGTGTCGGAGCACTTGGAGTGGAAGGACCTGTTCCCGGAGTGGATCGACGAGGAGGAGGAGAACGAGGGGCCGTCGTGCCCGGAGATCCCTCTGCCGGCGCTGCCGGCGGGCGAGGTGGACGCGGTGCTAGCCCTGCTTCCGTGTGGCGGCCGCGGCGGGCGGGACGTGGGGCGGCTGCAGGTGCACCTGGCGGCCGCGAGCGTGGCGGCGCGCCGGGGGCGGAGGGACAGCAGGGGCAGGGTGAGGGTGGCGCTGCGAGCGTGCGCGGCGGCGCCTCCGCCGATGATGGAGGTGTTCCGGTGCGACGAGGTGGTGGCGAGGGAGGGCGAGTGGTGGGTCTACGCGGCGGAGGCCGCGAGGCTGGAGGAGAAGCTCGCGCTCCCCGTTGGCTCCTGCAATCTCGCCATGCCACTGTGGGAAAAAG GAACTGATGTGGTTTACGACGCGTCGAAGCTGGCGGCGCCGGCGAGCGCTGGCCGCCGCGAGGCCTACGTGACGGTGCTCCACTCGTCGGAGGCGTACGTGTGCGGGGCGGTGGCGCTGGCGCACAGCATCCGGCGGACCGGGTCCACCCGCGAACTCGTTCTCCTCCACGACCGCTCCATCGCCGGCGAGAAGCTGCGGGCGCTGGCGGCTGCCGGGTGGTCGCTGCGGGAGATCGAGCGCATCCGGAACCCGCGCGCGGAGCGCGGCACCTACAACGAGTACAACTACAGCAAGCTCCGACTGTGGCAGCTCACCGACTACCACAAGCTCATCTTCATCGACGCCGACATCCTCGTGCTCCGCAACCTGGATCCCCTGTTCCACTTCCCCCAGATCTCCGCCGCCGGCAACGACGGCGTCATTTTCAACTCCGGCGTCATGGTCATCGAGCCATCGAACTGCACCTTTCGAGCCCTCATGGCCCGCCGCGCCGACGTGGTGTCGTACAACGGCGGCGATCAGGGGTTCCTCAACGAGGTATTCGTGTGGTGGCACCGCCTGCCGCGGCGGGTGAACTTCCTCAAGAACATCTGGTCGAACACCACGGCGGAGGCCAGCGTCAAGAACCGCCTCTTCGCCGCGGACCCGCCAGAGCTCTACGCGATCCACTACCTCGGCATCAAGCCCTGGAACTGCCGGCGAGAGTACGACTGCAACTGGAACGTGGGCGACCAGAGGAGCTACGCCAGCGACCCTGCGCACGCCACGTGGTGGAGGGTCCACGACGCCATGGACGAGGTGCTGCGGCCGTTCTGCCGGATGACGGAGGCGCGGCGGGCGGAGCTGGAGGAGGAGCGACGTTGGGCGGAGGAGATGCGCTTGCCGGATGGGCACTGGAGgcattga